Sequence from the Mauremys reevesii isolate NIE-2019 linkage group 5, ASM1616193v1, whole genome shotgun sequence genome:
AGATTAAAAAGAAGCCAAAGTCTGAAGTTTTCCACTTTAATCTTTACGCTGGTACATGAAGTTGGAAGAGACCATACCACAGGACAGCGTTTTCTGGTGTATGCCTTGCGCTCTGCCTGCAACGTGCGACCCCCAGAGATAGACGTGGTCAGGGTGACACACGGCCTGCAATGAAGTTCCCGCTGGCGGGTACAAACAAGGTATAATGTCAGAGTTAGAAGACAACATTCTTGTTTTCCTTAAGTTGTACCCATTTCAGTACTTTACCTGTTAATACTTCTAATAAGTTTAATTATTCCTCTAGACCACCTGGTACACAACGCAAACAGAAAAACTCTTAAGTTTTTCTGAAGTACTAAAGAAGATGAAATCACATTTTACAAAGTTAAAGATCTATAGACACTTTAGGCaaagcatgttttaaaaaaaattttaagttAACAAAGTTCAGTTAAAAAAGTCAGACTACAcaagaaaaatatgtttttactCATTTTAATTTGTCTATTGATCTTTAAATTAGATTAGACGTACTGAAAGTGGTCCTTGCACTCATATAcacacctgctgcccccccaagTACTATGTACTGCTTTAATATGGCTGGTAGTTGTTTTGGTGATTGCCGCCACCTCGGGATGCCTTTCCATATGTGCTTTGTTGACCTGTTGAGAGAATGGAAAATTAGTTTTCACAGGAAGTTGACTAGGACCCAAGCCTCTCATGGGCCACCCCCGCAGTACCCTGCATAGTAGTTTACAGCTTTATGCAATACTTTAATGTTTATTCACATTTACTTGTGGGATGCAACAAAGAAATTTACTATACACTAGAATATTAAAAAGTCAGATTTTATTTTTAGTGTTAACTCCACATAAGTATTGATGTATAAGTCAAACATTCTTACCACTGTAGTCTGCATATCCCTGTCCATATCCATAGCTTGGATAATTGTAACCAGAATAATCATATCCACCATAACCACTGTAGCTTGGATCACTGTAAGTGCTGTTGTAATTTCCATATCCTTGATCATAATAGTTATTAAATCCTTGGTTCCAGTTTTGTCCCTGACCTGAAATAAAAGGATAGCAATTAAGTTCCAtccctcttaaaaaaaaactgtACGTGAACTGTATGAAATATGATCTGTACTGTAATGGCTACAGGAAAGACTCCAATCACTCTGCAAGCATACAATGGTTCTAAAAACACAAACCAAGACATCTAATTTCAAAAACATCACATGGGATGCAAATCTTGGGTCTCTTTTCTTAATTTACTGTAATACACCTTTCATTTTTTGTGTCACTGTCCTATTAATGTGCATGCGAACCACACAAAGGGCAAGCATAACTTGCCTTTTGTCTAAAGAAACTCTCACTTCCTTTAGAGCTCTTTTAATATGAATCTTAGTATCCTACATTATCTTAACATTTAATTACAATATGAAGACTAGTTTTGTTCTGTGCCATTAACAGTGACTATATCTCAGTACCTATCATTGCAAAGAAGCAAACGATCAATGTATTCATGATGTTGGCAAAACTGCTTTACTTTACTTTCCTTACATAGGATTACTTATAATGCAGGATTGAAGATATCTTGCTTTCCTCTATTTGGCAAGTATTTAAGAACTGTCAAAGACAACATTGCACCCTTCCTCTATTTCAACAGAATGAATACATGCAACTTTCAAGTAAGTCTCAGACACCTGAATTATGCCTTTTAAGAAATAGCTTCTAAACTGAGGAATGTGCAATCTGTTGGCATTTTTAAACATAAGTAAAAGGTGCACTACTAAATCAGTGCACTTGTCAAGATCACAATTTTTAAATGAGTTTTGGTTAAGTCAGTACAGACCAACCCAGCTTATTTTCCGCTCACTGGTTGGCCATGctcatgtttattttaaaaaaggctccaaaaCACAGAAACTAGAACTTAGGAATAAATACTCATATCCATACACATACAAGTGATACAACACACTCACCCCTGCCACGCCCCCTGCCACCACCTCGGCCACCAGAAGAAGCACCTCTTCCACCTttctgttgttgctgctgctgctgtctatACACTTCTTTGGGTTGTGCTACTTTGATCTCACACTGTAAAAAGGAAGACATTGTTTTAACTGTATGCAAGGACTGACAGGCACCATCAAAAACAAACACACCTGCTCTCAGGAACCCataaaaaaaactaaaagaaCCATCAACATTAGAACTTTCTAAAGAGAAACCAAAACATCCATATATACCTTGCCAGAACCGATTTGATGGTATCTGCTTTCTAATAATTTTTTTACTGGCTCTTCATCTGTGTATGTGATGAAACAAAAACCCCTCCTTTCATTTGTCTTTGTGTCCATGGGAAGTTCAATATTTTCAATCTGTAAACAAAGTTAAATATAAACCATATCTGCATTACACATCCCACATAAACACTGCAGTGGAAGTCAATGGTCAAAAGTTAAGGCCAGCAGTAGAAACGTAATgggctcttttaaaaataaaccatccCACCTCCATTTATAAAACTTTCAAAATATTACAGAGCTATTTATATGTTAATAGGAAACAGTTTTAGTACAACTGTTAGGCTACGATGGCCCACCAGGATCCCAAGTTGCTCCTAACTACTTATTCTACTGCAGTATAATTTGTGCTTCTTGTCCCAACAAAGCAGCATTACAACTTGCAGTTAACAAGGAAGCAGCCTTCTCTCAACCACCATCTTTTCACATTTCAATTCACCATCATTTCACCTCTCTTTAATACCCCGCCACCCTAACCTCTGCCACACCAAGCCTAAACATTAATGTCCAATACAGATATGAAAGAATTATGAATGCAGTTATACCATACCTCTCCAAAAGCACCAAAATATTCTTTAATTTGTTCTTCAGATGTATCTGGACTCAGTCCACCAACAAACACTTTTTTGGGTGGCTCTTTTCCCTTCAGTGCTTTTGCCCTTTTAGGATCAATTAACTTGCCATCCAGTTTGTGTTCCTTCAGTTCTAATACCTAGAAAATCCACAAGACACAAGAGTTTCAGAAAGCCATGAAAAAACGAATGCATACAAGAGCCAACTACACAGACCCTACATACCTTGTCAACACTGGCAGCATCTTTGAAGAGCACAAAGCCAAATCCCCTGGACCGTCCAGTCACTGGATCTGTTTTAATTGTGCAGTCCACAACCTCTCCAAACCGAGATAGATATTCTGTCAAGTCTTTCTTGCTTGTGTCCCAGCTAAGGCCTCCTATAAACATTTTACTACAATAGAAAAAGCATATAGTTAATTAAGAGCAGAATATTTTGCTAATCGCTTCAAGTATCAAAGAAACTATAAGATACTCAAGATCAGCATCATGAATTGAAAAGACACCACTCTCGGTTCACTAAACTGATTTTCAGGGCCTCAAAGCGGACCTTTACATAATTATACGAAACTAGATGCATATTATCAAGTTCTCCGACCCTGACCCTGCAAAACACTTATGCGTGCGCTTAACTTTAATCCCATGAATCAACTACACGGTAGTGAAACGAATCGTGTCCATAAGCTTTTGCAGGGTGGGAGCTGGTTACGAAGTGACCCGAATAGCTTTGCTCTAATACCACCCAGGCACAAGGTTTGGGGCTGCCCGACTCGGCCCACTGCTAACGCACTCGGCGGCAGTGGCTCAGCTCCTCCCGGCCCTGAACTCCCCAGGGCGCCCGACAAGCTACCGCCCCCCGCTCACACTGTCAGCCAGCGAGCTGCGTCCAGAGGCCCGGCCGCCCGCCCGCGCCAGTCAGGAACGGGACTCGGGAGCAGCGTGGCATCGGCGCGCGCGCAGCCTGCCCCGGGCAGCCCGCTCGCGCTCTGCCCCGCCTCCGATTGGCTCCCGGTTACGTCATGGCCCGGTGATTGACAACACCCCGCCCTTCGGAAAGCAGCTCGACGGGGAGACACAAAGGAAACGCGAAACGTGCCCAAGCgggaccccccccaccacccgcaGGGAAGGGGGCGGGAAGGGCGCGAGTGCCCCCCGGGCAGGGGCTgcaaggcggggcaggggcaggggcaggggcaggggcaggggcaggggcaggggcgccctcccccccccgccgcccggccctTACCCATCGTCCTGCTGGTTCTTGCTGGCGTTGATCTTGGAGCCCTCGGCGAACTCCTCCAGGCCGCCGCTGTACTCGGTCATGTCCTCCATAGCAGGGGCAGGCTACGCGGGCTGGAGACTCGGTAGAAAGCTGCGACCACAAAGCACGACAATAAAATGGCGGCGGAAGAGATCCGGGCACCGCCTGCGCCGCCTTTATATACCCTTTCCGGCAGCCAATCAGCGCAGGCCGGCAGCGCAGGCGCGGTAGCGACTCCCGGAGGCCCAGGCGCCCGGGCTTGTCGCGGGGGGGGGCGCGCATTACCCCGTCTGACTGAGCGAGGCATGGGAAACGCGTAGGCAATGGCGGCTGCACGTGGGCTTAGTTGACccaggaggggagtgggtgaCACCAGTCACCCCGGCCTCCCCGCTAGGCAGGGCATatgagcaaccccccccccccggaatcaCACTCATCTCCCTCGCAGGCTGCAGTGCCGGCCTGTGCATCGCCTGCCAGCGAGCTCATGGCCACGCTACGCCCTACGCTCCCTTCGCCAGCTGCTGCGACTATGGCAGGGGGCTTCTAGTGCATCACAAAATTCCGGTGTGTGCGTCAAAGAGACCCAAAGCCCCCCTTCCCCATAGACCAACCCGCAAagtccaaccccttccccctACATGCGATATTCCTTCTCCCCTGTATACAGAGAGGGGGAGGTGATAGATGAAGACAGGCAGCAAATGCCCCCAGCCGCCTATCCCCGCAGTTTAAGCAGCCAAGCAACCTCTCCCATCCCGCCTACGTTATTGCGGTAGCGGTCAGCTGGagagggaagcagctgcttctgcaAAGTAAGTCAGGAAGCCATAgctgcagccagctgcttcccTGCCTTTCAGATCCTACTTTCTTATAAGGTGGACATACAAACCTCTCTCATTATGCAACCCTCGCTGTATTTCGACACAGCTGTGCAACTGGGAACCTACAACCTAGCAATCCATTTAATGCAACAACCACATCACTTCTGCCTAAGAGGAATTAAATCCACTAGAGAGGGATCTCCACGGGGCAGGAGAAATTCAGGACCAAGTTTAGCCTCCACGTTTGCGTGTAGAGCTGTCTGCATCTGCAAAGCCACAGATTGAACAAAAGCCGGCTCTTGAGTTGACGGGATAGGCTCCTTTTAATGATGCTTACTGGGCGCACAGCAGGAGGATAAGTATGGAGGAAGGGCCCGGCTTTATATGATTGCATGAGGCAGCCTTGAGCCCTATATACTACCTTTCCCCCAGGGTATCAAGCATTTTATGCAACTCACCTTGTACTCGGCACCATGCACCCTATGGCTCGTGCCAGGCAATTTATTTGCACCCTATGTACCATGCACCCCACATACTGTCCCTTTCTCGGAGCTGTTAGCCTCTCCCGCCCCCCTTTTTTACTGCACTCTACAGATCACGCGATAAGCAGCTTCCCGCACTGCACCCCCTtcgcgcccccctccccctctttttcGCCGCCGCCCTGCAGGCGCATTATGACGGCCAAGCCCCGCCCTTCTTTTCTCACCTGCCAATCAGACGGCAGTCAGCCCTTGGATTGGCGCAGCAGCGCCCCCTTCCACCCACGTGGTGCTGCCCGGGCTGCGCGCAGGTTCCGCCCGCGGCGCGCGCTCTCTCCCCTCCGCGCCTGCAGAGCCGAGCGCCGCTGCAGGGTGTCCGGCCGGGGgcgcgcggcgcggcgcggcgcgggcAGGGGCCGCGGGTGGCAATGGTGGTGTTCGCGGTGCCTGCAGAAGTCGCTGTGATCCTGCTGGATATCGAAGGCACCACCACGCCTATTACCTATGTCAAGGTGAGCGCTCGCTGCgcggggcggggaggagcccTGGGCTGCCGTCAGCAGAGACAGCGGGCAAAGCAGCCCTGAGGCCGGGCGGGTTTTTACAGGCtggtgctggctggctggctgcaggaatCAGAGCGGTGGGGGAGGTGGTGGGCTTGAGGCTGGCTCCCGGAAAGCACTTCCTGGCTCTCTTGCTGTTCCTGTTAAATCGTGTTAGCAGTGTGACTGACGCTGGGCGGACCGGAGGCAGCTTTCCCACGGTTGGCCCAATTAGAGCagttctctgattttttttttcctttgctgcttGAGGGAACTGTGTAGGGTCTGTCTAAAGTGTTCATTTATTTTGCAACTCCACTAAACGTTGCACTGAAACAATTCGATATCACTGCCACATTAAATGTAAATATAGACACATTTAGAGAGACCACTAAATCTAGTCCACCCCTTGCTGCTCACAGAACACCTTCGTTTTAGGAATAACATCCTAATAGACTTTTGCCTTCCAGCCACTGTTCTGCACCCTGCTACATAAATGCAATTTGTCAAATGTGAGTAGATTACTTTAACTAGAGTGCTAGCCTGCCACATCAGGTATTCAAGAAACCAGGTCATTTGAACATGCCTCAGGCCCAGTCTTGTTTGCTAAGCTCTACTGTGGCTTAGCATACAGAACAAGAATAGTGAATTGAAAATATTTTAGTGGTTTGGGGTGACTAGTATGGAATTCCTGCACAGCTGGGGGATATGTATTTTAGTTTATTTGATTGAGTTTTTAATATAAATGTTTGGATGAAGTATTACCATAGGTCATTTTAAGAACGTTGTCACTTTGGATCATAGTTCTCGTTCAAGGTTATTATGCATGCTATTCTGTCAGGCTAGTGCTCAGAACATAGATGTCTGCAaaagaaattaataaaaaatgaaacaaCCCTACTGAACATACAAGCCAAGATTTTTTCCTTGTTATTTTGACTGCTGCTGGCATGCATTGACAACACCATGATCAGAATTCTGATTCTAGAGCGTTACTTGCTAGCTAATCAGGACCTTATGAATGACATGAAGACAAAACAGTTTAGTTTCAAAACAGCTAAATAAAATGTACACCATTGTAAATGCAAAACAACTTCAGACTAGTTAAAAATCCACTTTCTTATTCAGCAAAAGAAGGGCAGCCCTTGCTTATTAGAGGGGGTTTTAATATACCTGTATACTAGTTTCAGTCAATCAAAATACTGAGCGGTTCCTTTTTTGGTCCCGGGGTGCTTGTCTCTGCTGTTTGTGAAGCTGGCCCTTCATTATCAATCGTAACATAAAATactcattttttaaagaaaaccaaaTTTCACCAGTCTTCTGACTGATTACCCCAGCACCACCTTTCACCCACTGGCTTTCATGTAGGTTACTCTTCTAAGATAATATAGGTTTATATGTTGGTATCTTTGTTTTTTACCATATGTAACGTTTTTCTTCTCTGTAATTATGATTTTGGTAGATTGCTGATATACAAGGTCAAAACCTTGGGTCTTTAAAAGGAAACTAACTTTCTAAATcttagattattagggttggaagggacctcaagagagcatctagtccaaccccctgctcaaagcagaaccaatccccaaatggccccctcaaggattgaactcaactctgggtttagtaggccaatgctcaaaccactcagctatccctcccccgaaaTCTTGCTTGTGGGGACTGTAGGTAGCAGCCTAGTCtttattaggcctggtctatacttacAAATTTTGCTGACATAGTTATGTTGGTTGTGGTAATGGGTGTAGGTGTTCCTTACAACACAGGTATGCTGTCAAAAGTAAACCCTCCTACTGGAGATGCAGTTACACTGGCAAAAGGCCTTTTTGGCTGTCATAACTACATCTGTACAAGGATggttttgctggtatagtttTCAAAAGCTATTTTAACCACATTATGTTTTCTATTAATCAGGGCAAGAGTGTTCcaagagaaacattttaaaatgtattctgaGCATGTTGgcggttggttggtttgtttctcTCTGCGAGTGGTGGTGTAGGAGAGGGTTAACAAACACATGGAGGGCCCAGATTACTTCTTTTCCCTAAGGGGGCTCAGCTTTCCAAAATTTGGTAAATGTTGATTAGGCCCTAAAccaaataataat
This genomic interval carries:
- the HNRNPDL gene encoding heterogeneous nuclear ribonucleoprotein D-like, producing the protein MEDMTEYSGGLEEFAEGSKINASKNQQDDGKMFIGGLSWDTSKKDLTEYLSRFGEVVDCTIKTDPVTGRSRGFGFVLFKDAASVDKVLELKEHKLDGKLIDPKRAKALKGKEPPKKVFVGGLSPDTSEEQIKEYFGAFGEIENIELPMDTKTNERRGFCFITYTDEEPVKKLLESRYHQIGSGKCEIKVAQPKEVYRQQQQQQQKGGRGASSGGRGGGRGRGRGQGQNWNQGFNNYYDQGYGNYNSTYSDPSYSGYGGYDYSGYNYPSYGYGQGYADYSGQQSTYGKASRGGGNHQNNYQPY